The Montipora foliosa isolate CH-2021 chromosome 1, ASM3666993v2, whole genome shotgun sequence genome has a window encoding:
- the LOC137995648 gene encoding sperm microtubule inner protein 8-like isoform X1: protein MSRHLQLAQSSRLYDRQGVRFSQHDAVRPRPHGTDYGYSPPRRMLAAVKEGMLHPKPPSYRRIDRDSSLCKLPIEHCRNSTSRSAEDFKNSTITLFRPADRPLSGTRITETGRQLQATSYQPIESGGMSEFLQRSMTAKSRERQLSSLAPNEPLEPYTFMPEPYLKYSADQMKFNGYATRYLSPRETGSWRYSLRQEPFIDLRGQRPIPATIYSRYRDAHPRASVAAMHWR, encoded by the exons ATGTCGCGTCATCTTCAACTTGCTCAAAGCAGCCGTCTCTACGACCGTCAAGGCGTGCGGTTCAGTCAACACGACGCCGTACGACCGCGACCACATGGGACAGATTACGGCTACTCACCTCCAAGGAGAATGCTGGCTGCAGTTAAGGAAGGCATGCTGCATCCGAAGCCACCCAGTTATCGAAGGATAGATCGCGACAGCTCGTTGTGCAAGTTACCGATCGAGCACTGCCGAAATTCCACTTCAAGATCTGCTG AGGATTTCAAGAATAGCACTATCACGCTTTTTAGACCAGCCGACAGACCGTTGTCCGGCACG AGAATAACCGAGACAGGAAGACAACTTCAAGCAACTTCCTACCAGCCAATTGAGTCTGG CGGAATGTCGGAATTTCTTCAGCGATCCATGACGGCAAAATCTCGTGAAAGACAACTTTCTTCTCTTGCACCAAACG AGCCGTTGGAGCCCTACACATTCATGCCTGAGCCATACCTGAAGTATTCTGCTGACCAGATGAAGTTCAATGGATATGCTACACGATACTTATCACCAAGGGAAACAGGGTCGTGGAGG TATTCCCTTAGGCAGGAACCTTTCATAGATTTGAGGGGCCAGAGACCAATTCCTGCCACAATCTA tagCCGTTATCGTGATGCACATCCAAGAGCAAG TGTTGCAGCAATGCATTGGCGATAA
- the LOC137995648 gene encoding sperm microtubule inner protein 8-like isoform X2, which yields MSTTTQTVLYPCFGQRTSMLASVKEGLYHPMLPTFRRMDMDTAMHKLPEEHSRTTTPLSRKDFKNSTITLFRPADRPLSGTRITETGRQLQATSYQPIESGGMSEFLQRSMTAKSRERQLSSLAPNEPLEPYTFMPEPYLKYSADQMKFNGYATRYLSPRETGSWRYSLRQEPFIDLRGQRPIPATIYSRYRDAHPRASVAAMHWR from the exons ATGTCTACAACGACTCAAACAGTACTATATCCGTGTTTTGGACAACGAACCAGCATGTTAGCGTCCGTAAAAGAAGGATTGTATCATCCAATGTTACCGACATTCCGGAGAATGGACATGGATACGGCCATGCATAAATTACCTGAAGAGCATTCGCGTACCACAACTCCATTGTCACGAA AGGATTTCAAGAATAGCACTATCACGCTTTTTAGACCAGCCGACAGACCGTTGTCCGGCACG AGAATAACCGAGACAGGAAGACAACTTCAAGCAACTTCCTACCAGCCAATTGAGTCTGG CGGAATGTCGGAATTTCTTCAGCGATCCATGACGGCAAAATCTCGTGAAAGACAACTTTCTTCTCTTGCACCAAACG AGCCGTTGGAGCCCTACACATTCATGCCTGAGCCATACCTGAAGTATTCTGCTGACCAGATGAAGTTCAATGGATATGCTACACGATACTTATCACCAAGGGAAACAGGGTCGTGGAGG TATTCCCTTAGGCAGGAACCTTTCATAGATTTGAGGGGCCAGAGACCAATTCCTGCCACAATCTA tagCCGTTATCGTGATGCACATCCAAGAGCAAG TGTTGCAGCAATGCATTGGCGATAA
- the LOC137995656 gene encoding sperm microtubule inner protein 8-like isoform X2: MPSKYYTLWAKPCTVGRKSLNVNFREEYTRNVPSTPLVFGSTRRLTAVKEVLYNPCLPTLRRMDMDEVLRKLTQDHSRHSTPCRKEDFKNSTITLFRPADRPLSGTRITETGRQLQATSYQPIESGGMSEFLQRSMTAKSRERQLSSLAPNEPLEPYTFMPEPYLKYSADQMKFNGYATRYLSPRETGSWRYSLRQEPFIDLRGQRPIPATIYSRYRDAHPRASVAAMHWR, encoded by the exons ATGCCTTCAAAATATTACACTCTATGGGCAAAGCCATGCACTGTGGGAAGAAAATCCTTGAACGTGAATTTCAGAGAGGAATATACTCGCAATGTCCCGAGCACACCTTTGGTTTTCGGTTCGACGCGCAGGTTAACTGCCGTAAAAGAAGTATTGTACAATCCATGTCTACCAACTTTAAGACGAATGGACATGGATGAGGTGCTTAGAAAGTTGACGCAGGATCATTCTCGCCATTCAACACCGTGCAGGAAAG AGGATTTCAAGAATAGCACTATCACGCTTTTTAGACCAGCCGACAGACCGTTGTCCGGCACG AGAATAACCGAGACAGGAAGACAACTTCAAGCAACTTCCTACCAGCCAATTGAGTCTGG CGGAATGTCGGAATTTCTTCAGCGATCCATGACGGCAAAATCTCGTGAAAGACAACTTTCTTCTCTTGCACCAAACG AGCCGTTGGAGCCCTACACATTCATGCCTGAGCCATACCTGAAGTATTCTGCTGACCAGATGAAGTTCAATGGATATGCTACACGATACTTATCACCAAGGGAAACAGGGTCGTGGAGG TATTCCCTTAGGCAGGAACCTTTCATAGATTTGAGGGGCCAGAGACCAATTCCTGCCACAATCTA tagCCGTTATCGTGATGCACATCCAAGAGCAAG TGTTGCAGCAATGCATTGGCGATAA